A window from Cryobacterium sp. SO1 encodes these proteins:
- a CDS encoding NAD(P)H-binding protein, translated as MTVLIAGCGDLGTEVGLRLVALGQHVVGLRRNARVLPAALNGQSVDLSREQPDVPPDTDVVIVTVAAGNPDPAIYRAAYVTGLANLLDALDAARVSPRRFLMVSSTAVYDVDDGSTVDEDTPANPGPGTDSILAEAEQLLRSRIPSAVVLRLGGIYGPGRERLIDQVRSGRASVAERGRLSNRIHRDDAAAMIVHLVCRATGPDRLYLGVDSTPVPVVEVLAFLAGELGLPVPEIVETGSRRGGDKRVSNRRILETGFSFSYPSYREGYRAVLAGQGVRHP; from the coding sequence ATGACAGTACTGATTGCCGGATGCGGCGACCTCGGCACCGAGGTGGGCCTGCGCCTGGTCGCGCTCGGCCAGCACGTGGTGGGCCTCCGCCGCAACGCCAGAGTGCTCCCGGCCGCGCTGAACGGGCAGTCCGTCGACCTGAGCCGTGAGCAGCCCGACGTGCCGCCGGACACCGACGTCGTGATCGTGACCGTGGCCGCGGGCAACCCGGACCCGGCCATCTACCGGGCCGCCTATGTGACCGGCCTGGCCAACCTGCTCGACGCGCTGGACGCCGCGCGGGTGTCCCCGCGACGGTTCCTGATGGTGTCCTCCACGGCGGTCTACGACGTGGACGACGGCAGTACCGTCGACGAGGACACCCCCGCGAACCCGGGGCCCGGCACCGACTCGATCCTGGCCGAGGCCGAGCAACTGCTGCGCAGCCGGATCCCGTCGGCGGTCGTGCTGCGCCTGGGCGGCATCTACGGCCCCGGCCGGGAACGCCTGATCGATCAGGTGCGTTCGGGCCGCGCGAGCGTGGCCGAGCGCGGCCGGCTGAGCAACCGGATCCACCGTGACGACGCCGCCGCGATGATCGTGCACCTGGTCTGTCGCGCCACGGGGCCGGACCGGCTCTATCTCGGCGTCGACTCGACACCGGTACCCGTCGTGGAGGTGCTGGCCTTCCTCGCCGGCGAACTCGGTCTGCCCGTGCCCGAGATCGTCGAGACCGGCAGCAGGCGTGGCGGCGACAAGAGGGTGAGCAACCGGCGCATCCTCGAGACCGGCTTCAGCTTCAGCTACCCGAGCTACCGGGAGGGCTACCGGGCCGTTCTGGCCGGGCAGGGCGTGCGGCACCCGTAG
- a CDS encoding molybdenum cofactor biosysynthesis protein: protein MSVLPYSAEVEIVLLLASPVHRYEGRPADGPLPVVGEESRARLEVRAGLGIVGDRHFGRRAHVQASVTVMNAEVLDLVAAELALPHPLDPVATRRNILLRGVEIDALRGATFSLDSGDGPVQFRAHRPANPCAWMDVVLAPGAHRALRGRGGLRSEPLTDGMLRLGPATMRCSVPLVATGAARPARPERPGSPPGSSGS from the coding sequence ATGAGCGTCCTGCCGTACAGCGCCGAGGTGGAGATCGTGCTGCTGTTGGCGTCCCCCGTGCACCGGTACGAGGGGCGCCCGGCCGACGGGCCGCTGCCGGTGGTGGGCGAGGAGAGCCGCGCACGTCTCGAGGTGCGGGCGGGCCTGGGCATCGTGGGCGACCGGCACTTCGGCCGGCGGGCGCACGTGCAGGCGTCGGTCACGGTGATGAACGCCGAGGTACTCGACCTGGTCGCCGCCGAGCTGGCGCTGCCGCACCCGCTGGATCCGGTTGCCACCCGGCGCAACATCCTGCTGCGCGGCGTCGAGATCGACGCTCTGCGCGGGGCGACATTCTCGCTCGACAGCGGCGACGGTCCCGTTCAGTTTCGGGCGCACCGGCCGGCGAACCCCTGCGCGTGGATGGATGTGGTGCTGGCCCCCGGCGCCCACCGTGCCCTGCGTGGGCGCGGGGGCCTCCGCTCTGAACCGCTGACCGACGGGATGCTGCGGCTCGGCCCGGCAACGATGCGGTGCAGCGTGCCGCTGGTGGCTACGGGTGCCGCACGCCCTGCCCGGCCAGAACGGCCCGGTAGCCCTCCCGGTAGCTCGGGTAGCTGA
- a CDS encoding IS1182 family transposase, translating to MQGCDDGQREIYDVDAVAGHLLPPGSVFAFLAAHRRELFPDDAFADLFSSQNGRPSIPADVIASVMVLQTLHNLSDREAAEALTYDLRWKAACGFALTETSFHPTVLVYWRKRLAASDRPHRIFEAVTAVIAQSGALSGRKRRALDSTILEDAVARQDTVTQLVGQIRRVGREIPGADVSVAGLTGHDYSQPGKPDIAWDDRDARDELVSRLVTDALALLGSINVHILNKKQQETVALLALVAGQDVEPADGSDGTDGRWRIARRVAPDRVISTVDPDARHAHKSRQKKIDGYKAHVNAEPDTGLVTAAMLTKASGSQNSDAARGGELLAADVSIGEQNIDVLGDSAYGSGGLLTEIHAAGHRPIIKPMPLGRAVPGGFTIDDFTVDETLQTVTCPAGNVRSLSPKRRASFGSSCKACPLMAQCTTAKSGKKMQIHPLDQVRREHRVTAQDPDFQALYRQHRPMIERTLAWMTRGARRVRYRGVAKNNAGWVIRAAAINLKRLLNLGLTSQNGVWALG from the coding sequence ATGCAGGGTTGTGATGATGGTCAGCGTGAGATTTACGATGTCGATGCCGTAGCGGGGCACTTGCTTCCGCCTGGATCGGTGTTCGCTTTCCTCGCAGCGCACCGTCGGGAGCTGTTTCCCGATGATGCGTTTGCGGACTTGTTTTCCTCGCAGAACGGCCGCCCGTCAATACCGGCGGACGTGATCGCGTCGGTGATGGTGTTGCAAACACTGCACAACCTTTCCGACAGGGAAGCGGCCGAGGCGTTGACGTATGACCTGCGGTGGAAAGCCGCCTGCGGGTTCGCGCTGACTGAAACCTCTTTCCACCCGACCGTGCTGGTCTATTGGCGCAAACGCTTGGCTGCCAGTGACCGGCCGCACCGCATTTTTGAGGCCGTGACCGCGGTCATTGCCCAGTCCGGAGCATTGTCGGGGCGCAAACGCCGGGCGTTGGACTCAACAATTTTGGAGGATGCGGTTGCCCGGCAGGACACCGTCACGCAGCTGGTCGGACAGATCCGCCGTGTTGGCCGGGAGATCCCCGGCGCGGACGTGAGCGTCGCCGGCTTGACCGGCCATGATTACTCCCAGCCGGGCAAGCCCGACATTGCGTGGGACGACCGCGACGCCCGCGACGAGCTCGTCTCCCGCCTGGTCACCGATGCTCTCGCTCTGCTGGGCAGCATCAACGTCCATATCCTCAACAAGAAGCAGCAGGAAACCGTCGCGCTGCTTGCCTTGGTCGCCGGCCAAGACGTGGAACCCGCCGACGGGTCCGACGGGACCGACGGGCGGTGGCGGATCGCCCGCCGGGTCGCTCCCGACCGGGTGATTTCCACCGTCGATCCTGATGCCCGCCATGCGCACAAGAGCCGCCAGAAAAAGATCGACGGCTATAAAGCCCACGTCAACGCGGAGCCCGACACCGGGTTGGTGACGGCGGCAATGCTCACGAAAGCCTCTGGTTCGCAAAACAGCGACGCGGCTCGCGGCGGCGAGCTGCTCGCGGCCGACGTCAGCATCGGTGAGCAAAACATTGACGTGCTGGGTGATTCGGCCTATGGCAGCGGCGGGCTCCTGACCGAGATTCATGCCGCTGGGCACCGGCCGATCATCAAGCCGATGCCGCTGGGCCGAGCCGTTCCGGGCGGATTCACCATCGATGACTTCACCGTGGATGAAACCCTGCAGACCGTGACCTGCCCGGCCGGGAACGTCCGGTCGCTCAGCCCGAAACGACGGGCCAGTTTTGGTAGTTCGTGCAAGGCCTGCCCGCTGATGGCGCAGTGCACCACCGCGAAGTCCGGCAAGAAGATGCAGATTCATCCGCTGGATCAGGTTCGCCGGGAGCACCGCGTCACCGCTCAGGACCCGGACTTTCAAGCCCTTTATCGCCAGCACCGTCCAATGATTGAACGGACGCTGGCGTGGATGACGCGCGGGGCCCGGCGGGTCCGCTACCGCGGCGTTGCCAAGAACAATGCGGGGTGGGTGATCCGTGCTGCCGCGATCAATCTCAAACGGCTCCTCAACCTCGGTTTGACCAGCCAGAACGGGGTTTGGGCCCTTGGATAA
- a CDS encoding phosphoribosyltransferase, whose translation MQLDQHTETPATIDPPVDPPREVLEWTEFADASRSLASTVLASGFQPDVVIAIARGGLLLAGAISYALGTKNCGSINVEFYTGIDERLPEPVLSGPMLDAPALAGLRVLLVDDVSDSGHTLALVVGILKESAGEVRSATLYTKPRTVHVPDFTWRETDGWIVFPWSSLPPVTATPLTSVVDA comes from the coding sequence ATGCAACTGGACCAGCACACCGAGACCCCCGCCACCATCGATCCGCCCGTCGATCCGCCCCGCGAGGTGCTGGAGTGGACCGAATTCGCTGACGCGTCCAGGTCGCTGGCCTCCACCGTGCTGGCCAGTGGCTTCCAGCCCGACGTTGTCATCGCCATCGCTCGCGGCGGCCTGCTGCTGGCCGGGGCGATCTCCTACGCCCTCGGCACCAAGAACTGCGGCTCGATCAACGTGGAGTTCTACACCGGCATCGACGAGCGCCTGCCGGAGCCCGTGCTGAGCGGGCCGATGCTCGACGCCCCGGCGCTCGCCGGCCTGCGCGTGCTGCTCGTCGACGACGTCTCCGACTCCGGCCACACCCTGGCCCTTGTTGTCGGCATCCTCAAGGAATCGGCCGGTGAGGTGCGCTCCGCAACCCTGTACACCAAGCCACGCACCGTGCACGTGCCCGACTTCACCTGGCGCGAGACCGACGGCTGGATCGTCTTCCCCTGGTCGTCGCTGCCGCCCGTGACGGCCACCCCGCTGACCTCGGTGGTGGACGCATGA
- a CDS encoding Type 1 glutamine amidotransferase-like domain-containing protein — protein MSIHLVGGGWAAENDTDSDAVVYGPFLAEAALRGTAAGRDEPRLAIIVVRNGDGDDHAAKLVAALGAAGPIDPHLTVLGLADEAPMLAVADVDGIVIGGGLTPAYLTAVAPIAGEIRRQVAAGIPYLGYSAGAMIAAERAVLGGWQIGGVPVSPQDASEELDEISIENGIGLLDVTVDVHAAQWGTLGRMVAATEAGLIRGGLAVDEGTVLIVGQGTLGVAGSGSVWTVSESEGGVLVSTFGS, from the coding sequence ATGAGCATCCACCTCGTCGGCGGCGGCTGGGCTGCCGAGAACGACACCGACAGCGACGCCGTGGTCTACGGCCCGTTCCTGGCCGAGGCCGCGCTGCGCGGAACGGCGGCAGGCCGGGACGAGCCGCGCCTGGCGATCATCGTGGTGCGGAACGGCGACGGCGACGACCACGCCGCCAAACTGGTCGCGGCCCTGGGCGCCGCGGGGCCCATCGACCCGCATCTGACCGTGCTCGGCCTGGCCGACGAGGCCCCCATGCTCGCGGTGGCGGATGTCGACGGCATCGTGATCGGCGGCGGCCTGACCCCCGCCTACCTCACGGCCGTCGCCCCCATCGCCGGGGAGATCCGCCGTCAGGTGGCCGCCGGCATCCCCTACCTCGGCTACTCCGCCGGCGCCATGATCGCCGCAGAACGCGCGGTCCTCGGCGGCTGGCAGATCGGCGGCGTGCCGGTCAGCCCCCAGGACGCCTCGGAGGAGCTCGACGAGATCAGCATCGAGAACGGCATCGGCCTGCTCGACGTGACCGTGGACGTGCACGCCGCCCAGTGGGGCACGCTGGGCCGCATGGTCGCCGCCACCGAGGCCGGCCTGATCCGCGGCGGTCTCGCCGTGGACGAGGGCACCGTGCTGATCGTGGGGCAGGGCACCCTGGGTGTGGCCGGCTCCGGCAGCGTCTGGACCGTCAGCGAGTCAGAGGGCGGGGTGCTGGTGAGCACCTTCGGCTCCTGA
- a CDS encoding uracil-DNA glycosylase, whose product MTEPALIEPGWARAFGLPVTGSAAADVSAADVSAADVSAADFSAVDVSTVAPFAAPLAFARAAAAAGEQVLPAPENILRAFRQPFDDVRVLIVGQDPYPTPGHPVGLAFSVATDVRPVPRSLANIFTELQADLGLPTPPDGDLSPWTRHGVLLLNRVLTVRAGAAGSHRRHGWEAVTDQAIRALAARGTPLVAILWGKDAETLSPLLGRTPTIVSAHPSPLSARRGFTGSRPFSRANALLAEQGAAPVDWSLTVI is encoded by the coding sequence ATGACCGAACCGGCACTGATCGAGCCCGGCTGGGCGCGAGCGTTCGGCCTGCCCGTGACCGGCTCTGCCGCGGCCGATGTCAGCGCGGCCGATGTCAGCGCGGCCGATGTCAGCGCTGCCGATTTCAGCGCGGTCGATGTCAGCACCGTCGCCCCGTTCGCGGCCCCGCTCGCCTTCGCGCGAGCGGCGGCCGCGGCCGGTGAGCAGGTGCTGCCCGCGCCGGAGAACATCCTGCGCGCGTTCCGGCAACCGTTCGACGACGTGCGGGTGCTCATCGTGGGCCAGGACCCGTACCCGACCCCCGGGCATCCGGTGGGCCTGGCGTTCTCGGTGGCGACGGATGTGCGCCCGGTGCCGCGGAGCCTCGCCAACATCTTCACCGAACTTCAGGCCGACCTCGGCCTGCCGACACCGCCGGACGGCGACCTCAGCCCCTGGACCCGGCACGGCGTGCTGCTGCTCAACCGGGTGCTCACCGTGCGGGCCGGCGCGGCCGGCTCGCACCGGCGGCACGGCTGGGAGGCCGTGACCGACCAAGCCATCCGGGCACTCGCCGCCCGCGGCACCCCGCTCGTCGCCATCCTCTGGGGCAAGGACGCCGAGACCCTGAGCCCGCTGCTCGGCCGAACACCCACCATCGTGTCGGCGCATCCGAGCCCGCTGTCGGCCCGGCGCGGCTTCACCGGTTCGCGCCCGTTCAGCCGGGCGAATGCCCTGCTGGCGGAGCAGGGCGCTGCCCCCGTTGACTGGTCACTGACGGTAATCTGA
- a CDS encoding GNAT family N-acetyltransferase — MLEEEYQPRRRLPRHLTPATAPEAPFEFALRDAVETDLPDIREIYNYYVANSTVTFDEDAMTLAEWRDKFHYLAKLGMPFIVAESPAGQLLGYALVSPWKQKKAYRFTVENSIYLGAASTGKGLGRVLLAELIERSQAAGLKEIIAVIADQGAEASIKLHQDFGFEEIGRMGKVGFKFERWLGTVLLQKSLK; from the coding sequence GTGCTTGAAGAGGAATACCAGCCGCGTCGACGGCTGCCGCGTCACCTGACGCCGGCGACGGCCCCCGAGGCTCCGTTCGAGTTCGCACTCCGGGACGCCGTGGAAACCGACCTGCCTGACATTCGCGAGATCTACAACTACTACGTCGCCAACAGCACCGTCACCTTCGACGAGGATGCCATGACGCTGGCCGAGTGGCGCGACAAGTTCCACTATCTGGCCAAGCTCGGCATGCCGTTCATCGTGGCCGAATCGCCGGCCGGCCAGCTGCTCGGCTACGCCCTGGTGAGCCCGTGGAAGCAGAAGAAGGCGTACAGGTTCACGGTGGAGAACTCGATCTACCTCGGCGCGGCATCCACGGGCAAGGGCCTGGGCCGGGTGCTGCTGGCCGAACTGATCGAACGCTCACAGGCCGCCGGCCTCAAGGAGATCATCGCCGTGATCGCCGACCAGGGTGCGGAGGCCTCGATCAAGCTGCACCAGGACTTCGGCTTCGAGGAGATCGGCCGGATGGGCAAGGTCGGCTTCAAGTTCGAGCGCTGGCTTGGCACCGTGCTGCTGCAGAAGAGTCTGAAGTAG
- a CDS encoding SDR family oxidoreductase: protein MTRTTVATQYNPMGTTALITGASSGLGVGFAHELARRGADLVLTARRLERLEALAVDLAEKYGTVSTVIPLDLAESGAVPELVRDLTDREIRVATLINNAGFGHFGTLVDAPADRVHDQVAVNVAALTDLTHALLPGLLSAALAHPHGAALVNVASTAAFQPVPRLAVYAAAKAYVLSLTEALWYETRATGLKVTALCPGPTETEFYAVARRSPGGPRRLMSVDEVMGAAFAALDMPRTPPHVVAGTQNRITAWLAGSAPRRAVVTVTGRLSQR from the coding sequence ATGACCCGCACCACCGTTGCCACGCAGTACAACCCGATGGGCACGACGGCCCTGATCACCGGGGCATCCAGCGGGCTCGGTGTGGGGTTCGCTCACGAGCTCGCCCGTCGCGGCGCCGACCTCGTGCTCACGGCCCGGCGGCTCGAGCGACTCGAAGCCCTCGCGGTGGACCTGGCCGAGAAATACGGCACCGTGTCCACGGTGATCCCGCTCGACCTGGCCGAATCCGGTGCCGTCCCCGAGCTGGTGCGCGACCTGACCGACCGCGAGATCCGGGTGGCCACCCTGATCAACAACGCCGGCTTCGGCCACTTCGGCACCCTGGTGGATGCGCCGGCCGACCGGGTGCACGACCAGGTCGCCGTGAACGTGGCGGCGCTGACCGATCTCACCCACGCCCTGCTGCCGGGTCTGCTATCCGCGGCGCTCGCGCATCCGCACGGCGCGGCGCTGGTGAACGTGGCCAGCACGGCGGCGTTCCAGCCGGTGCCGCGGCTGGCGGTGTACGCCGCCGCCAAGGCCTACGTGCTCAGCCTCACCGAGGCGCTCTGGTACGAGACCAGGGCCACCGGTCTCAAGGTCACCGCGCTGTGCCCCGGCCCCACCGAAACCGAGTTCTACGCCGTCGCCCGGCGGTCGCCTGGCGGACCGCGCCGACTGATGAGCGTGGACGAGGTGATGGGTGCGGCGTTCGCGGCGCTCGACATGCCCCGCACTCCCCCGCACGTGGTCGCGGGCACCCAGAACCGGATCACGGCCTGGCTGGCCGGTTCGGCGCCGCGGCGCGCCGTCGTGACCGTGACCGGACGGCTGTCGCAGCGCTGA
- a CDS encoding amidase, whose product MADLFELTALDQWRSLQQGEISPTELTEHYLARIDRLNPGLGAFVTVTAENARARARFVQTQVPKTAPLWGLPFGDKDLQLRAGVPARLGSRLMLHNVPETSDLLVQALDTAGGVSLGKTATPEFGLPSYTEPVAGAPARNPWNPALGAGGSSGGAAVAVAARMLPFAPGSDGGGSVRIPAAACGLVGLKPSRGRIPAASGLEVPGGLPVAGPLARTVADAALLLDAMIAPGGGRAEHPFAVRAPGEDEQLLGAAVRGEGRYQLGVMTTSAWDDAYEISLAPEALAALTAAVDGFAAMGHGIEQTALTPDPSYAPAFRALWQLSAARIPAETADQEALLEPLTRWLMHRGRALTGRDVAEALATLAAYERSLIRQLARFDAVLTPALALPPRPVGWYDAEDGERNFAQQVQYTPFTSMVNVAGLPAITLPVAQTTDGLPMGVQLIGRPGGEATLLALGAQLERRLRWQDRVPPAAR is encoded by the coding sequence ATGGCCGACCTCTTCGAACTGACCGCCCTCGACCAGTGGCGCTCGCTGCAGCAGGGTGAGATCAGCCCCACCGAGCTCACCGAGCACTACCTGGCCCGGATCGACCGGCTGAACCCCGGCCTGGGCGCCTTCGTCACGGTGACCGCGGAAAACGCCAGGGCCAGGGCCCGGTTCGTTCAGACGCAGGTGCCCAAGACCGCACCGCTGTGGGGGTTGCCGTTCGGCGACAAGGACCTACAGCTGCGCGCCGGCGTGCCCGCCCGGCTCGGCTCCCGGCTGATGCTGCACAACGTCCCCGAGACCAGTGACCTGCTCGTGCAGGCCCTGGACACCGCCGGCGGCGTGAGCCTGGGCAAGACCGCCACCCCCGAATTCGGCCTTCCCTCCTACACCGAGCCGGTGGCCGGCGCCCCCGCCCGCAACCCGTGGAACCCCGCGCTCGGCGCCGGCGGCTCCAGCGGCGGCGCCGCCGTGGCCGTGGCCGCCCGGATGCTGCCGTTCGCCCCCGGCAGCGACGGCGGCGGTTCGGTGCGCATCCCCGCCGCCGCGTGCGGGCTCGTCGGCCTCAAGCCGTCCCGCGGCCGGATCCCCGCGGCCAGCGGCCTCGAGGTGCCCGGTGGCCTGCCGGTGGCCGGCCCGCTGGCGCGCACCGTGGCGGATGCCGCCCTTCTGCTGGACGCCATGATCGCGCCGGGCGGCGGCCGGGCCGAGCATCCGTTCGCGGTACGAGCGCCCGGCGAAGACGAGCAGCTGCTCGGCGCCGCCGTCCGCGGCGAGGGTCGTTACCAACTGGGCGTGATGACCACCTCGGCCTGGGATGACGCGTACGAGATCAGCCTGGCCCCTGAGGCTCTGGCCGCGCTCACCGCGGCCGTGGACGGTTTCGCCGCCATGGGGCACGGTATCGAACAGACCGCCCTCACCCCCGATCCGAGCTATGCGCCCGCGTTCCGGGCGCTCTGGCAGCTGAGCGCCGCTCGGATCCCCGCCGAGACCGCCGATCAGGAGGCGCTGCTCGAACCCCTGACCCGGTGGCTGATGCACCGCGGCCGGGCGCTCACCGGCCGCGACGTCGCCGAGGCGCTGGCCACCCTCGCGGCGTACGAGCGCTCACTCATCCGCCAGCTGGCCCGGTTCGACGCCGTCCTCACTCCGGCGCTGGCGCTCCCCCCGCGGCCCGTGGGCTGGTACGACGCCGAGGACGGCGAACGCAACTTCGCCCAGCAGGTGCAGTACACCCCGTTCACCTCGATGGTGAACGTCGCGGGCCTGCCGGCCATCACCCTGCCCGTTGCACAGACCACGGACGGCCTGCCGATGGGTGTGCAACTCATCGGACGCCCCGGCGGGGAGGCCACCCTGCTCGCTCTCGGCGCGCAACTGGAGCGCCGGCTACGTTGGCAGGACCGGGTGCCGCCGGCGGCCCGTTAG
- a CDS encoding MMPL family transporter yields MLAIQRFITGRRTAWVVLVATIVAVGLLFTLLPSDDSEEFPTSGLPTSSQAAQVDALLADFPSAEQTSAIVVWSRDGGELSEADLAAITAQGAALAEQSIAPQATTPRFSDDGKAAISIVPLNADEANADIGQTATDIRDTASADLPDGLDTYVTGAVGFQSDITNAFAGADLRLLLVTVIVVAVLLIVTYRSPVLWIVPLVVVGVADGLSTVVVGALAEPFGITLDPSVAGIQSVLVFGAGTNYALLLVARYREELLRTENRNAAMLAAVRGAGPAIAASGGTVALSLLTLLFAELSGNRALGFACAIGVVIAIIFALVVLPAALVVCGRGLFWPFIPRYVPGAEAEARTGFWTRLGRGVQRRPLVVTAASVAGIAALSLGLIGASVGLSQADQLLGKPESVQAQAIVEESFSAGLTSQTIVLVPDAAATEASALATETSGIESVLPGESANGLTRLNLSLASEPGSDETFAIIDTLRGTYADASGDVSEALVGGSDATAFDNKTSAQNDQALIIPMILAIVFAILALLLRSLVAPVLLILSVLATFFASLGASNWIFQNLMGFPAFNTNVVLFAFLFLVALGVDYNIFLTTRAREESIRFGTSEGMVRALSSTGAVITSAGILIAAVFAVLGVLPVVALTQIGVIVCIGVLLDTLVVRTLVVPALVFLTGDRFWWPSRPAAKAPRV; encoded by the coding sequence GTGCTCGCGATTCAGCGCTTCATCACAGGCCGGCGCACCGCCTGGGTCGTGCTCGTTGCGACGATCGTCGCGGTCGGACTGCTTTTCACCCTCCTCCCGTCGGACGATTCCGAGGAATTCCCCACCTCGGGGCTCCCCACCTCCAGCCAGGCGGCCCAAGTGGACGCTCTCCTCGCCGACTTCCCGTCCGCCGAGCAGACCTCCGCAATCGTGGTGTGGAGCAGGGACGGCGGCGAGCTCTCCGAAGCCGACCTTGCGGCCATCACCGCTCAGGGCGCTGCTTTGGCCGAGCAGTCGATCGCCCCGCAGGCCACCACACCGCGGTTCAGCGACGACGGAAAAGCTGCCATCAGCATCGTTCCGCTGAATGCGGACGAGGCCAACGCCGATATCGGCCAGACCGCCACCGACATCCGTGACACCGCATCCGCCGATTTGCCGGACGGCCTGGACACCTACGTCACCGGGGCTGTCGGATTCCAATCCGACATCACGAACGCCTTCGCCGGTGCCGACCTGCGACTCCTGCTCGTCACCGTGATCGTCGTGGCCGTGCTCCTGATCGTCACGTACCGCAGCCCGGTGCTCTGGATCGTCCCCCTCGTCGTCGTCGGCGTGGCGGACGGTCTCTCCACCGTCGTCGTGGGTGCCCTCGCCGAGCCGTTCGGCATCACCCTCGACCCCTCCGTCGCCGGCATCCAATCCGTGCTGGTCTTCGGCGCGGGCACGAACTATGCCCTGCTGCTCGTGGCGCGCTATCGGGAGGAACTTCTGCGCACCGAGAACCGCAACGCCGCCATGCTCGCCGCCGTGCGCGGTGCCGGCCCGGCCATCGCCGCCAGCGGCGGCACTGTCGCGCTCAGCCTGCTCACCCTGCTGTTCGCCGAATTGTCGGGCAACCGGGCGCTCGGCTTCGCCTGCGCCATCGGCGTCGTCATCGCCATCATCTTCGCCCTGGTCGTGCTGCCCGCCGCCCTTGTGGTCTGCGGCCGCGGCCTGTTCTGGCCGTTCATCCCCCGCTACGTACCCGGCGCCGAGGCCGAGGCGCGCACCGGCTTCTGGACCCGCCTCGGCCGCGGCGTGCAGCGTCGTCCGCTCGTGGTCACCGCCGCATCCGTCGCCGGTATCGCGGCCCTCAGCCTGGGCCTGATCGGTGCGTCCGTTGGGCTGTCGCAGGCCGACCAGCTGCTCGGCAAGCCCGAGTCGGTGCAGGCGCAGGCCATCGTGGAGGAGTCATTCTCCGCCGGCCTGACCAGCCAGACCATCGTGCTGGTTCCGGATGCCGCGGCCACCGAGGCCAGCGCGCTCGCCACCGAGACGTCCGGGATCGAGTCCGTGCTGCCCGGCGAGAGCGCGAACGGCCTCACCCGACTGAACCTGTCCCTGGCCAGCGAACCGGGCAGCGACGAGACCTTCGCCATCATCGACACCCTGCGCGGCACCTACGCCGACGCGTCGGGCGACGTGTCCGAGGCGCTGGTCGGCGGCAGCGATGCCACGGCGTTCGACAACAAGACGAGCGCCCAGAACGACCAGGCGCTGATCATCCCGATGATCCTGGCGATCGTGTTCGCCATCCTTGCCCTGCTGTTGCGGTCGCTGGTGGCGCCGGTCCTGCTGATCCTGAGCGTGCTGGCGACGTTCTTCGCCAGCCTCGGCGCCTCCAACTGGATCTTCCAGAACCTGATGGGGTTCCCGGCTTTCAACACCAACGTGGTGCTGTTCGCGTTCTTGTTCCTGGTGGCCCTGGGTGTGGACTACAACATCTTCCTCACCACTCGGGCCAGGGAAGAGAGCATCCGCTTCGGCACCAGTGAGGGCATGGTGCGGGCGCTGTCGTCGACGGGCGCGGTCATCACGAGCGCCGGCATCCTGATCGCGGCGGTGTTCGCCGTGCTGGGTGTTCTCCCCGTCGTGGCCCTGACCCAGATCGGTGTCATCGTCTGCATCGGTGTGCTTCTGGACACCCTCGTGGTGCGCACCCTGGTGGTGCCCGCGCTGGTCTTCCTCACCGGCGACCGGTTCTGGTGGCCGTCGCGTCCGGCCGCGAAGGCGCCGCGGGTCTAA
- a CDS encoding MarR family winged helix-turn-helix transcriptional regulator has product MEERRNLAPGVASGVSGQPDSDAIGAALHQIVQLSRAFERQVGQALEVNTTDLAAMEHLIQEGELTPGELSRRLDISTAATTLVIDRLVALGHAQRHPHTSDRRKVVVVPAQESVARAFQQLHPVIGGVAALTQELSDDERQIVGAYLTRVIGVYRSSLDSPS; this is encoded by the coding sequence ATGGAAGAGCGTCGCAACCTCGCTCCCGGCGTGGCCTCCGGGGTCTCCGGCCAGCCGGATTCGGATGCGATCGGTGCCGCCCTGCACCAGATTGTGCAGCTGTCGCGCGCCTTCGAGCGCCAGGTCGGGCAGGCACTCGAGGTGAACACCACCGACCTGGCCGCGATGGAACACCTCATCCAGGAGGGGGAGCTGACCCCGGGGGAGCTCTCTCGCCGTCTGGACATTTCCACGGCGGCGACCACCCTGGTCATCGACCGGCTGGTTGCACTCGGTCACGCACAGCGTCATCCGCACACGTCAGACCGGCGCAAGGTTGTCGTGGTTCCCGCCCAGGAGTCGGTCGCGCGCGCCTTCCAGCAACTGCACCCGGTGATCGGGGGCGTTGCGGCTCTCACCCAGGAGCTCTCCGACGATGAGCGACAGATCGTCGGGGCCTATTTGACCCGGGTCATCGGCGTCTACCGGTCGTCCCTCGACTCGCCATCCTGA